The DNA region GCCGGCGATCACGATGAGGTCGTCACGATCGATCATCATTTCCGCTAAAAAGGATGCACCTCAATCCGGCTTTGCGGTCGATGCAGCCGCCGGCGCTCAGACCGGCAGTTCATACCGGCGGATGCCGGCAAGTTGCAAGCTGATTGCGTAAACGAAAGCCGGATTATTGACCAGGTACCGCCGCCATAACCGGCGGGGTTCGGTGCACAGGCGAAAAAGCCATTCCAATCCACTCCGCTGTATCCAGCGGGGCGCTTGCTGCAGCAGCCCGGCATGGATGTCAAAGGCGGCGCCTACCCCGATCATGATCGGGACGGGCAACCGGTCCAGGTACCGGTGCATGAACCTCTCCTGCTTCGGCGTGCTCAGGCCGATCCAGAGGATGTGCGGTTTCGCGGCCGCCAGGGTTTGCACCAAAACGTCCTCTTCTTCGGGGGTGAGAGCACGGAACGGCGGAGTGTAGGTTCCGCAGATCACGGCCCCGGGAAAGGTGTCCCCCAGTCTCCGCCGGAGGCGCTCAGCCACGCCCTCCTTGCCGCCGTAAAAGAAATGCCGCACGGAACCGTCGGCGGTTTGGCGGAAGATCTCCAACATCAGATCCGGG from Verrucomicrobiota bacterium includes:
- a CDS encoding WecB/TagA/CpsF family glycosyltransferase, whose amino-acid sequence is MQEQTTSGTLAAERNHARANVLGVGLSALNLPAAAQLIIGAARLGRKGYVAVTGVHGVMEAQRDHEFKRILNRAFLTTPDGMPMTWVGRAQGHREMDRVYGPDLMLEIFRQTADGSVRHFFYGGKEGVAERLRRRLGDTFPGAVICGTYTPPFRALTPEEEDVLVQTLAAAKPHILWIGLSTPKQERFMHRYLDRLPVPIMIGVGAAFDIHAGLLQQAPRWIQRSGLEWLFRLCTEPRRLWRRYLVNNPAFVYAISLQLAGIRRYELPV